CGCATCCTGTCACTCGCCGAGGTCATCCGCGTCCCGGAGTTTCGGCTCGTGCCGGTCGAGCCGTCGCCGGGACCGGTCGGGGCGATGCCGCTCCGGGCCGTGCACCCCATCCCGTAGGTCCGGCTCGCGCTGGTCGAGCCGTCGCCTGGGCCGGTCGGGGCGGTACCGTTCCGGGCCGTGCGCCGCTTCCTGCTCGCGTCCCTGCTGACGGCGCTGCTCGCGCCGGCCTGCGGTGGTGACGACGCCGGTGGCGAGGCCGTGCCCACCGGCCCGGCGCGCGAGGCGGCGGTGTATGCCGCCATCGTCCTCCACGTGGCCGAGACCATCGAGCTGGAGGAGGGCCGCAATCCCGAGTCCCGGACGGTGTACGTCGAGCCCTCCGACCCCGACCGCTCCATCCCCCTCGAGGTCCAGGCCGGCGTGGTCCAGTGGGTGGAGGGCCAGGTGACGGTGGACTTCATCGACCAGCGACGCGCCGCGGTGCTGGTCGACGACCCCGGCCAGCCCGTGCGCGAGGGCACCGCCCTGCTGGCCCTCGGCACCGTGCCCGACGGCCACTTGCGCGTCGACGTCGACGTGCGCCGCTACTTCAAAGAGGGCGAGGAGGAGCGGGTCCGCTACGCCCTGCGCCGAGTCGGCCGGGAGTGGCGAGTCAACCAGAGCTAGCTCACGGGTCCTGTCACCGACGGGAGCCCTTCCCACCCCCTCCGCAGGCTCCGGGGGCGGGCCCCTTCCGTCGGCGCCACCCGCTCGCGCGCCGTTGAGCGGTCTCGGCCTTCGGCCGAGGCCCCCTAGTTGGAGCGGGCGTGGGCGATCACTTGGGCGGCGAGGGCGATGGCGAGGCCCGAGTCGCCCTCGTCCATGTCGGCGCTGTCGACCACGGCCCGGCGGCGCAGATCGGTGAGGTCGTGGCGGGCCGGGGCGTGATCGGCACCGCCGTCGGGGCAGGCGTCGGCGGCGGCTCCGGCCACGAGGATGGCCTGGTCGTGGAACCCTTCGCCGGCCAGGCCTTCGGCGGTGAGGAGGAGGTGGATGGCCACGGGCGCCTCGTCGGTGACGGCGAGCAGGTCGCGCACGTGGGGCGGCTCGCCGCGGCTGGCCGCAGCCCGCAGGCCTGCGACCAGCGCGCCGGCCCCGACGAGGAGGATGGCGGTCAGGGCGAGCATCCCCAGCCACGGCGAGGGCAGGAAGACCACCGGTCCCATGGCCCCGAGCACCCAGGCCAGCTGGAAGCGGGTCTCGAAGCTGGCGAAGGCCCGCCCGCGGTCGGCGTCGGGGGCGTGGTGCTGGAGGAGGCTGTCGAAGGCCTGGCGGCCCACGTTGGCCCCGGCGCCGATGGCCAGTGCGGCCACCATGATCTCCAGGCGAGCGAAGCTCAGCGCGGCCACCACCGAGAGGGCGGCGGGCACGACCAGGGCGAGGGCGAGCATGTGCTCCTCGCTGAGTCGCCGTCGCAGCGGTGGCGCCACGAAGGTGCCGAGCAGCCCGCCGGCGCCGCCGACGGCGAGCACGGCGCCGAACACCCAGGCCGGCTCGCCCTCCTGCTTGAGGGCGAAGGCCAGCAGGAACGTGAAGAAGCCGATGGCCAGGCGCAGCACCGACATGGCCATCGAGGCCAGCACCACCCGGGGGGCGTGCAGCTCGTGGTGCTCGAGGCTGTGGGCGACGGGGCCGGCCGGTTCGGGGCGGGGGATGCGCGAGGCGAGGACGGTGGCCGCCAGGTAGACGACGGCGGCGGCCCGCAGCGTCCACGCCCCGCTGGTGACCGACAGCAGCGACACCGCCACGCCGCCGCCGACGGCCCCGGAGAGGGTGCCGATGCGCGAGAGCCGCGAGTTGGCGGTCACCAGGGCCTCGGGGTCGGTGACCAGGCGGGGCACCAGGGCGCTCTTGGCCACCGAGTAGGTCTTGCCCAGCACCAAGACGGTGAGGGCCTCGGGGTAGAACAGCAGCGTCTTGAGGTGGCGGGCCAGCACCAGGCACACCAGTGCCCGGCCCACGCAGGTGAGGGCGATGACGAGGCGGTGGCCGCCCCGCACCCGGTCGACCACCGGGCCGATGATCGGCGCCACCACCGCGAAGGGCGCCATGGTGACGGCCAGGTAGAGGATGATCGACGGTCGGGCGGCGTCGACCGAGACGTTGAAGAACAGCGAGCCGGCCAGCGACACCGCGAAGAAGGTGTCGGCGGCGGTGCTCAGGGCGTGGGTGTGCGCCTGGCGGGCGAAGGGCAGCGGCCCGAAGAGGCGCTCGGCCAGCGCCGGGCGTGAGGTGGTGCCCACCGCGCCATGATCGCGCTCCATCAGAGCCAGTGGACGAAGCCCGAGCGCGGTGTCCGCGGGTCTGCTCAGGCGGCGTCGGTGTCCTCGAGGCCGAGGAGCGGTTGCTGGCCGTGCTCGCTATCCCCGCCGCTGTCGTCGTCGCCGCTGCGGCGGGTGGCGTCGGGGCGGCTGGGGTTGGCCCCGGTGGTGGGGCGGGAGGCCGCGGGGTCGGTGGGATCGTGGGGCGGTCTTGTCCCTCGGCGGTCACCGGTGGAGTCGGCGCGACCGGCGCGGTCGGGGTGGTCGGGGTGGTCGGGTGGGACCATGGGTCGTTTGCCGGTGCCGGTGGTGAGGGCCCAGTGGTGGTTGGTCTTGAGGGCGTGGTGGTGGCTGCAGAGGTGGTCGAGGTTGTGGAGCTCGGTGACCTGCTCGGTGGCCCAGGGGGTGCGGTGGTCCTTTTGGAGGCGCCGGGCTCGATTGCAGCCGTGCACGGTGCAGGTGGGTGAGCTCCAGAGCAGGGCGGTCTTTTGGGCGACGGTGGGTCCGCGTCCGAGGTGGGTGACGTTGACGACGTCGACGCCGTTGGTGATGACGAGCTTGAGCACGGCGTCGCCGAGGAGGTGGCGGGCGGTGGTGACGGGGATGGGTCCGACGCCGGCGATCTCGACGACTTCGTCGCCTTCGGCGTGTCCTCGTTGGAGGGCGGCCAGGTCGAGGCGGAGCAGGCCCAGGTAGGGCGGCGGCTTCGGGTCAGTCCCCGGCACCACGCCCGGCTCGCCTGCACCCTCAGGGGCAGCGGGGATATCAGCGGCGGTGGCGGAGCCACCCCCGGCAGGGTGTCGGGCGACCCCGGTGAGGGTTCGGTTGCACAGCTCGGTGAAGGCGTCGGCGGCGTAGGCGGCGGGGTCTTCGCGGTGTCCGGCCTTGCGGGCGTGGGCGAAGGCGCGGTCGATGAAGGGTTGCAGGGCGGCCATGACGGTGGAGCCGGCCGCCACGGTGTTGCGGAGGTGGAGGTTGAAGGCGCCTTCGCTGTCGTTGAAGGTGCGCAGGAACCGCGACCGGTGGATGCGCCCGTTGGTGGCGTCGGGGTCGGGGTCAGCCGCCGCGCGGGTGCGGCGGCACTCGTCGCGCAGCTCCCCGACGCTGGCGTTGGCCTTGGCCAGCGCCACCAAGCGGTGCTCAGCGTTCGGGTCCGCGGCGGCAGCGTCGGCGATCTCGGCGGTCTGGGTGGGGGAGAGGGCACCGGCGCGGGCGGCACCGGCAACCTCGGGCAACCCGTCGAGGGTCTTGGCGGTGCGCAGGGCGGCTTTGGCTTGGCCCTTCGACACCCCGGTGCGCCGGGCCAGCCACTCCTCGGGGGTGGCGTCACCGCCGGTCTTCCACCGGTCGGTGGCGGCGACCTTGGCGGCGGCCAACGCCTCGATGGTGGCGGCCATGTGCTTGATCGCCGCCGCGTCGGTCACCACCCGCTCCGCCGCGTCGACGGTGAGCGCGTCGGCGGAGAAGTCGCCCGCCAAGGCGGTCATCGTCTCCCGCAGCTCGCTCAGCGTCATCTCCGACATGGGAACAAGTGTACGAACGGGGTATGACAGTGAAACCCAGCGGACGGTCGGCCGAACGAGGTGGGACGGTGGTGCACCGCCGCTGAGGCCAGAGGCCTTTCCTCCATCACACGGGCGGTTCGGGGTCGTACTGGATGAAGCGGCGGACCTCCTTGGCCCGCTCCTCGCCGGCGAGGCGGCGGACGAGGTGGAGCGCCATGTCGATGCCGGCCGACACGCCGGCCGCGGTGACGACCTCGCCGTCGTCCACGTACCGGTCGGCGGCGCGGACCTCGATGCCCTCGCCGAGGCGCGCGAGGTGGTCGAGGCTGGCCCAGTGGGTGGTGGCCGGGCGACCGTCGAGCAACCCGGCGTCGGCGAGCACGAGCGAGCCGGTGCACACGCTCGTCATCAGCGTCCCCGCCGCCGCCAGCCCGCGAAGGCGGGCCCGGATCGCCTCGTCGCCGAGCTGGGCGCGGGTGCCCTGGCCGCCCGGCCACACCACGACGTCGAGCGGCCCGACGTCGTCCCAGGTGTGGTCGGCCAGGCAGCGCACGCCCTTGGCGCACGTGATCACCCCGGCGTCGTCGGCCACGGTCACCACCTCGGCGCCGTCGTCCGGCCACCACTGCTGCCATGAGCGCAGCACCTCCCAGGGGCCGACCCAGTCGAGCTCCTCCACGTCGGGGAACAGGGCGATGGCGATGCGCGTCATGCCGGCAGCATCGCGCCGGTGGCCCATGGTGGTGCAGGATGGCGCCGTGACGGGGAGGCCGAGCGGCGAGAGCCAGCGGGTGGCGCTGGTGACGGGGGTGGGCCGGGAGGCCGGCATCGGAGCGGCCGTCGCCCGTCGCCTGGCCGACGACGGCTTCGACGTGGCGAGCACCTGGTGGCGGCCCTATGACGAGCGCATGCCATGGGGAGCCGACGAGGACGGTGGCGCCGGGATCGCTGCTGGGATCGCCGCGACCGGTGTCGCCTCGGTGGCGGTCGAGGCCGACCTCGAACGGCCCGAGTCCTCCGCTGCCGTCTTCGACGAGGTGGAGTCGGCGCTCGGTCCCGTGGCGGTGCTGGTGCTGTGCCACTGCGAGTCGGTCGACTCCGACATCCGTACCACGACCATCGAGAGCTTCGACCGTCACATGGCGGTCAACGCCCGCGCCACCTGGCTGCTGATCCGGGAGATGGCGCGCCGGTACCGGGGCGCTCACGGCGGCGGTCGGATCGTGGCCCTCACCAGCGACCACACGGTCGGCAACCTGGCCTACGGAGCCAGCAAGGCCGCCCTCGACCGCATCACCCTGGCGGCCGCGACCGAGCTCGCCGACCTCGGGATCACGGCCAACGTCGTCAACCCCGGGGCCACGGACACGGGTTGGATGACCGGCGACGTGCTCGAAGCGGTCGCCGCCGCGACCCCGCTGGGGCGGGTCGGTCAGCCGTCGGACGTGGCCAACCTCGTCTCGTTCCTCTGCTCGCCGGACGGAGGTTGGGTCAACGGCCAGCTCCTCTGCTCCAACGGCGGGATCGCCTCTGGGTAGCGAGGGGTCGCGCCCGCGGGCGGACCATCCGGCGCCGGGGTAGACAGGCGTGATGCGGATCGGTGCGGTGTACCCCCAGATCGAGCTCGGTGGCGACCCGGAGGCGGTGCGCCGGATCGGCCGTGCGGTCGAGGACCTCGGCTTCGACCACCTGCTGGCCTACGACCATGTGCTCGGGGCGGTCCACGAGGGACGCCAGCCGCCGCTGGTGGGCCCCTACAACGAGCGCGACCCCTTCCACGACCCGCTGGTGCTGTTCGCCCACCTGGCGGGCATCACCGAGCGGCTCCACTTCGTGAGCGGGGTCGTGATCCTGCCGCAGCGCCAGACGGCGCTGCTGGCCCGCCAGGTGGCCGACCTCGCCCTCCTCTCCGGCGACCGGTTCCGCCTCGGTGTGGGGATCGGCTGGAACCACGTGGAGTACGAAGCCCTCGGCCAGGACTTCCACACCCGCGGTGCCCGTGAGGAGGAGCAGATCGAGCTGCTCCGGCGCCTCTGGACCGAAGAGGTCGTCGACTTCGAGGGCCGCTTCGACCGGGTCGACCGCGCCGCGCTGGTGCCCCGACCGGTGCGGCCGGTGCCGATCTGGCTCGGGGGCTGGGGGCAGGCGGCGCTGGCCCGGGCCGCCCGCGTGGGCGACGGGTTCATCTTCGGCGGCCCCTCGAGCGACGTGCACGACGCTTGGGACCGCGTCAGGGAGATGGTGGCGACCAACGGTCGCGATGATGGCTTCGGCGGCGAGCGCATGATCCCGAGCGCGAAGGGCCCGTCGTACGTGGCCGAGCGCATCGCCGAGTGGGAGGCGGTAGGCGGGACCCACGCCGCCGTCATCACCATGGGCCAGGGGCTGGCGACGGCCGACGCCCACGTCGAGCACCTGGCCGACGTCGCCGCCGCCCTGGGCCTGGGGGCGTAGCGGGTCCCCGGCCGGCCGGCGGCACCTGCGACCGCAGGACCCTACGGTGGGGCCCAGAGGCCGGGCGAGGGCCGCCCGACCGGGGAGGGCAACGCCGAGATGGACTTCGACATCCCGACCGACCTGGTCGACTACCTGCAGGAGCTGGACGACTTCATCGAGCGGGAGATCAAGCCGCTCGAGGAGCAGGACGACAACATCCGCTTCTTCGACCACCGCCGGGAGGACAGCCGCACCGACTGGGAGCGCGGCGGCCTGCCCAACGAGGAGTGGGAGCAGCTGCTCGGGGAGATGCGACGGCGTGCCGACGCGGCCGGTCACTACCGCTACGCCTTCCCCGCCGAGTTCGGCGGCCGCGAGGGGACCAACCTCGGCATGGCCGTGATCAGGGAGCACCTCGCCCGCAAGGGCCTGGGCCTCCACAACGACCTGCAGAACGAGTCGTCGATCGTCGGCAACAACGTCGGGCTCCTGTTGTTGATCGCCCACGGCACCGACGAGCAGAAGGCGGAGTGGATCGACGACCTCGCCGAGGGCCGTCGCGGGTTCGCCTTCGGCATCACCGAGCCCGACCACGGCTCCGACGCCACCCACATGGAGACGACCGCGGTGCGCGACGGCGACGAGTGGGTCATCAACGGCGAGAAGACCTGGAACACCGGCATCCACAAGGCGCAGTACGACCTCATCTTCGCCCGCACGAGCGGCGAGGCCGGCGACGGCGAGGGGATCACCGCCTTCTTGGTGCCCACGGTCAGCGAGGGCTTCGAGGTCCTCGAGTACCTGTGGACCTTCAACATGCCGACCGACCACGCCCACATCCGGCTCACCGACGTGCGGGTGCCCGACAGCGCCATCTTCGGCGGTGAGGGCAAGGGGCTCGGCGTGGTGCAGCTGTTCTTCAACGAGAACCGCATCCGCCAGGCCGCCTCGAGCCTCGGTGCCGCCCAGTTCTGCATCGACCGGGCCATCGAGTACGCCAAGGAGCGCAAGCCGTTCGGCAAGGCGCTGGCCACCAACCAGGGGATCCAGTTCCCCCTCGTCGAGCTGCAGACGCAGTGCGAGATGCTCCGTGCCCTCATCCACAAGACGGCGTGGCAGATGGACACCTACGGCCCGTTCTCGGTGAGCGACAAGGTCTCCATGTGCAACTACTGGGCCAACCGGCTCTGCTGCGAGTCGGCTGACCGGGCCATGCAGGTCTTCGGGGGGCGGGGCTACAGCCGTCACGAGCCCTTCGAGCACATCTACCGGCACCACCGCCGCTACCGGATCACCGAGGGGGCCGAGGAGATCCAGATGCGGCGCGTCGCCGGCTACTTGTTCGGGTTCATGAGCCAGCGGGAGCCCAAGGGCGTCTCGGCCACCCCGTCGCCCGCCGCGCGCTGAGCGGCCACGACCCGAGGACAGCCGCGTGCCAGGGCCGGCTCAGCCCTCCACGCCGAGGGTGTCGAGCACCCACGCCAACACGAACGCTTCCTCCCGCCAGGCGTCGTAGCGGCCCGACGGGCCCATGTGGCCCGCGCCCATCTCGGTCTTGAGCAGCAGCGGGTTGTCGTCGGTCTTGGTCACCCGCAGCTTGGCCACCCACTTGGCCGGCTCCCAGTACGAGACCCGCGGGTCGTTGAGCCCAGCGGTGACGAGCATCGGCGGGTAGTCCTTGGGCACCACGTTCTCGTAGGGGGCGTAGGACTTCATGTACTCGTAGACGTCGCGGTCGTCGACCGGGTTGCCCCACTCCTCCCACTCCTCGACGGTGAGGGGCAGGGTGGGGTCGAGGATGGTGTTGAGGGCGTCGACGAAGGGCACCTCGGCGACCACCGCCCCGACCTGCTCGGGCGCCATGTTGGCCACCGCCCCCATGAGAAGCCCGCCGGCGCTGCCGCCCCGGACCGCCAGGCGCGCCGGCGAGGTCCAGCCGTCGTCGCACAGGTGGCGGGCGCACGCGATGAAGTCGGTGAAGGTGTTGCGCTTGGCGAGGAGCTTCCCGTCGAGGTACCAGCGACGCCCCATCTCGCCCCCACCACGGATGTGGGCGATGGCGAAGACGAAGCCCCGGTCGAGCAGGCTCAGGCGGACCGAAGAGAAGCCGGGGTCCATGCTGGCCTCGTACGAGCCATAGCCGTAGAGCAGCGCTGGGGAGGCGCCGTCGCGCTCGAAGCCCCGCTTGTGGACGACCGACATGGGCACCCTGGTGCCGTCCTCGGCCGTGGCCCACACCCGCTCGGTCACGTAGTCGTCGGGGTCGTAGCCACCGAGCACGGGCTGGCGCTTCTTGACCGCGCGCTCCCGCGTCTCCATGTCGTAGTCGTGGACGGTGGTGGGCGTCACCATCGACGTGTAGCCGTAGCGCAGCACGGTCGTGTCGAACTCGGGGTTGGCGCCACCGCCGGCCGTGGAGACCTCCTCGGGCTGGTCGATCAGGTGCTCCTCGCCGTCGGCGAGTCGGCGGATGCGGATCCGGCGGATGCCCTCGGTGCGCTCGAAGAGGACGAGGTGGTCGGCGAAGACATCGATCCCGCTGAGGGTGACGCCGGGCCGGTGCGGGACGAGGTCGCTCCAGCGTCTCCGCCCGGGGTCGTCGTCGGGTGCCTCGACCAGCTTGAAGTCCTCGGCGTCGTCGGCGTTGGTGACGATGAGGAAGCGCGTCCCGTGGTGTTGGATGGTGTACTCGACGCCTTGCTCCCGCGGGGCGACGACCCTGAAGGGCCCGGTGGGGTCGTCGGCGTCGAGCACCCACGACTCGGAGGTCACCTTCGAGCCGAGGGCCATCTCGACGAACTGCTCGTCCTTGGAGGTTCCGACCTCGAGGAAGAACCGCTCGTCGTCTTCCTGGTGGACGAGCACGTCGTCACTGGCCGCCGTGCCGAGCGTGTGACGCCACAGCTGGTGGGGCCGCATGGCGTCGTCGGGCCGGACGTAGAAGAAGGTGCGGCCGTCGTTGCCCCAGGCCGTGCCGTAGTAGGTGCCGGGGATGACGTCAACGAGGGCGTCGCCGGTGACGAGGTCGCGGAAGTGCATCTCGTAGATCTCGTCGCCGTCGGTGTCGCTCGACCAGGCGAGCACGGTGCCGTCGGGGCTGACGTCGAAGGCGCCGACGGAGAAGAACTCGGCGTCACCGGCCTCGGCGTTCTGGTCGAGCAGGACCTCTTCGATCACGTCCTCGCCCGGCGCCCGGTGCACGGTCCCGACGTCCTCGGGCCGGGCCGCCTTGCGGCAGTGGATCGGGTACTGCCGGCCCTCCTCGGTTCGCGAGTAGTACCACCACTCGCCCTTGCGCACCGGCACCGACAGGTCGGTCTCCTGGATGCGACCCTTGATCTCCTCGAAGAGGCGCTCGCGCAGATCGGCGAGGTGCGCCGTCTGGGCAGCCGTCCAGGCGTTCTCGGCCTCGAGGTGAGCCCGCACCTCCGGGCTGTCCTTGGCCCGCAGCCAGGCGTAGTCGTCGACGACGCGGTCCCCGTGGCGGTCGCGCTCGGTGGGGTCCCGCCTGGCGATCGGAGGGCTGGTCGGCTCGGTTCGATCGGTCACGGGGCCCACGTTAGGTTCGGCCGATGGCCATCTACGCTCTCGGCGACCGGGTCCCGGTCGTCCATCCCGATGCCTACGTCCACCCCGACGCCACCGTGGTGGGCGACGTCCACCTCGGCGCCGGCGCCACGGTCTGGCCGCAGGCCGTGCTGCGTGGCGACTACGGCCGCATCGAGGTCGGCGAGCGCACCAGCGTGCAGGACGGCACCGTGGTCCACGCCACGGCCGAGCTGGCGACGGTCATCGGCGCCGACTGCGTCGTCGGCCACCTGGCCCACCTCGAGGGCTGCACCGTCGAGGACGGGTCCCTGGTGGGCTCCGGGTCGGTGGTGCTGCACCGGGCCGTGGTGCGCAGCGGCGCCCTCGTCGGCGCCAACGCCGTGGTGCCCAACGACATGGAGGTCCCCTCGGGTGCGATGGCCCTCGGCATTCCGGCGAAGCTCCGCGAGGGCGTCATCCCGCCTGGTGCCTTCGCCGGTGCGGTGGCGATCTACGTGGCCAACGGCCAGCACTACCGCGACGAGCTCCGCCGCCTGGACTGACACCAAGAAGGCGTTCTGGCACCAGGATCGCGCTGCCCCCCGGCGCGCTTCTGGTGCCAGAACGGGTGGGGCGGCCTGCTGGCAAACCGATGGGGGACCCGGACGACGGCGGCTGTACATTGACCGCCGGGTCAGGGATCAGCGAGGGCCCAGGGGAGAGCTGGTGAACGACGACGACGGAACGGGCGGGGACGAGCTCTCGCTGAGCGGCAACCGTGCGGGGTGGCGGCTCCTGGTCGACCAGGTGAAGCGCCAGCGCAAGGGTGTGGCCGTCGGGGTGCTCGTGGGCCTGTGCTGGACCCTGGGCAAGGTCACCGTCCCCGTGCTGGTGAGCATCG
This sequence is a window from Acidimicrobiales bacterium. Protein-coding genes within it:
- a CDS encoding MFS transporter — its product is MERDHGAVGTTSRPALAERLFGPLPFARQAHTHALSTAADTFFAVSLAGSLFFNVSVDAARPSIILYLAVTMAPFAVVAPIIGPVVDRVRGGHRLVIALTCVGRALVCLVLARHLKTLLFYPEALTVLVLGKTYSVAKSALVPRLVTDPEALVTANSRLSRIGTLSGAVGGGVAVSLLSVTSGAWTLRAAAVVYLAATVLASRIPRPEPAGPVAHSLEHHELHAPRVVLASMAMSVLRLAIGFFTFLLAFALKQEGEPAWVFGAVLAVGGAGGLLGTFVAPPLRRRLSEEHMLALALVVPAALSVVAALSFARLEIMVAALAIGAGANVGRQAFDSLLQHHAPDADRGRAFASFETRFQLAWVLGAMGPVVFLPSPWLGMLALTAILLVGAGALVAGLRAAASRGEPPHVRDLLAVTDEAPVAIHLLLTAEGLAGEGFHDQAILVAGAAADACPDGGADHAPARHDLTDLRRRAVVDSADMDEGDSGLAIALAAQVIAHARSN
- a CDS encoding HNH endonuclease signature motif containing protein, whose product is MSEMTLSELRETMTALAGDFSADALTVDAAERVVTDAAAIKHMAATIEALAAAKVAATDRWKTGGDATPEEWLARRTGVSKGQAKAALRTAKTLDGLPEVAGAARAGALSPTQTAEIADAAAADPNAEHRLVALAKANASVGELRDECRRTRAAADPDPDATNGRIHRSRFLRTFNDSEGAFNLHLRNTVAAGSTVMAALQPFIDRAFAHARKAGHREDPAAYAADAFTELCNRTLTGVARHPAGGGSATAADIPAAPEGAGEPGVVPGTDPKPPPYLGLLRLDLAALQRGHAEGDEVVEIAGVGPIPVTTARHLLGDAVLKLVITNGVDVVNVTHLGRGPTVAQKTALLWSSPTCTVHGCNRARRLQKDHRTPWATEQVTELHNLDHLCSHHHALKTNHHWALTTGTGKRPMVPPDHPDHPDRAGRADSTGDRRGTRPPHDPTDPAASRPTTGANPSRPDATRRSGDDDSGGDSEHGQQPLLGLEDTDAA
- a CDS encoding DJ-1/PfpI family protein, with protein sequence MTRIAIALFPDVEELDWVGPWEVLRSWQQWWPDDGAEVVTVADDAGVITCAKGVRCLADHTWDDVGPLDVVVWPGGQGTRAQLGDEAIRARLRGLAAAGTLMTSVCTGSLVLADAGLLDGRPATTHWASLDHLARLGEGIEVRAADRYVDDGEVVTAAGVSAGIDMALHLVRRLAGEERAKEVRRFIQYDPEPPV
- a CDS encoding SDR family oxidoreductase, whose amino-acid sequence is MTGRPSGESQRVALVTGVGREAGIGAAVARRLADDGFDVASTWWRPYDERMPWGADEDGGAGIAAGIAATGVASVAVEADLERPESSAAVFDEVESALGPVAVLVLCHCESVDSDIRTTTIESFDRHMAVNARATWLLIREMARRYRGAHGGGRIVALTSDHTVGNLAYGASKAALDRITLAAATELADLGITANVVNPGATDTGWMTGDVLEAVAAATPLGRVGQPSDVANLVSFLCSPDGGWVNGQLLCSNGGIASG
- a CDS encoding LLM class F420-dependent oxidoreductase, whose protein sequence is MRIGAVYPQIELGGDPEAVRRIGRAVEDLGFDHLLAYDHVLGAVHEGRQPPLVGPYNERDPFHDPLVLFAHLAGITERLHFVSGVVILPQRQTALLARQVADLALLSGDRFRLGVGIGWNHVEYEALGQDFHTRGAREEEQIELLRRLWTEEVVDFEGRFDRVDRAALVPRPVRPVPIWLGGWGQAALARAARVGDGFIFGGPSSDVHDAWDRVREMVATNGRDDGFGGERMIPSAKGPSYVAERIAEWEAVGGTHAAVITMGQGLATADAHVEHLADVAAALGLGA
- a CDS encoding acyl-CoA dehydrogenase family protein; translation: MDFDIPTDLVDYLQELDDFIEREIKPLEEQDDNIRFFDHRREDSRTDWERGGLPNEEWEQLLGEMRRRADAAGHYRYAFPAEFGGREGTNLGMAVIREHLARKGLGLHNDLQNESSIVGNNVGLLLLIAHGTDEQKAEWIDDLAEGRRGFAFGITEPDHGSDATHMETTAVRDGDEWVINGEKTWNTGIHKAQYDLIFARTSGEAGDGEGITAFLVPTVSEGFEVLEYLWTFNMPTDHAHIRLTDVRVPDSAIFGGEGKGLGVVQLFFNENRIRQAASSLGAAQFCIDRAIEYAKERKPFGKALATNQGIQFPLVELQTQCEMLRALIHKTAWQMDTYGPFSVSDKVSMCNYWANRLCCESADRAMQVFGGRGYSRHEPFEHIYRHHRRYRITEGAEEIQMRRVAGYLFGFMSQREPKGVSATPSPAAR
- a CDS encoding S9 family peptidase, which codes for MTDRTEPTSPPIARRDPTERDRHGDRVVDDYAWLRAKDSPEVRAHLEAENAWTAAQTAHLADLRERLFEEIKGRIQETDLSVPVRKGEWWYYSRTEEGRQYPIHCRKAARPEDVGTVHRAPGEDVIEEVLLDQNAEAGDAEFFSVGAFDVSPDGTVLAWSSDTDGDEIYEMHFRDLVTGDALVDVIPGTYYGTAWGNDGRTFFYVRPDDAMRPHQLWRHTLGTAASDDVLVHQEDDERFFLEVGTSKDEQFVEMALGSKVTSESWVLDADDPTGPFRVVAPREQGVEYTIQHHGTRFLIVTNADDAEDFKLVEAPDDDPGRRRWSDLVPHRPGVTLSGIDVFADHLVLFERTEGIRRIRIRRLADGEEHLIDQPEEVSTAGGGANPEFDTTVLRYGYTSMVTPTTVHDYDMETRERAVKKRQPVLGGYDPDDYVTERVWATAEDGTRVPMSVVHKRGFERDGASPALLYGYGSYEASMDPGFSSVRLSLLDRGFVFAIAHIRGGGEMGRRWYLDGKLLAKRNTFTDFIACARHLCDDGWTSPARLAVRGGSAGGLLMGAVANMAPEQVGAVVAEVPFVDALNTILDPTLPLTVEEWEEWGNPVDDRDVYEYMKSYAPYENVVPKDYPPMLVTAGLNDPRVSYWEPAKWVAKLRVTKTDDNPLLLKTEMGAGHMGPSGRYDAWREEAFVLAWVLDTLGVEG
- a CDS encoding gamma carbonic anhydrase family protein, translated to MAIYALGDRVPVVHPDAYVHPDATVVGDVHLGAGATVWPQAVLRGDYGRIEVGERTSVQDGTVVHATAELATVIGADCVVGHLAHLEGCTVEDGSLVGSGSVVLHRAVVRSGALVGANAVVPNDMEVPSGAMALGIPAKLREGVIPPGAFAGAVAIYVANGQHYRDELRRLD